Proteins co-encoded in one Pyxidicoccus xibeiensis genomic window:
- a CDS encoding SDR family oxidoreductase — MDASQGSRVVLITGASSGIGKACAELLVARGHVVYGTSRQPPAVEARGFHVLEMDVTRDDSVQGAVDAVLSREGHLDVVVNNAGYALAGALEDVSLDEARRLLDTNLLGVLRVCKAVLPSMRARRSGLIINISSLGGVVGLPFQSMYSASKFALEGLTESLRQEVAPFGIQATLVQPGDVRTRLTENRVQALQSGPGSVYRERFETALRVIEAEERAGVPPEDVARRVLEVMEDGAVRVRYSVGKVAQRGAVLAKMLLPSRTFEQLVMSLYGLSRS; from the coding sequence TTGGACGCATCCCAGGGAAGCAGAGTCGTACTCATCACCGGTGCCTCCTCCGGCATCGGCAAGGCCTGCGCGGAGCTGCTGGTCGCGCGCGGGCACGTCGTCTATGGCACCAGCCGCCAGCCCCCCGCCGTCGAGGCGCGCGGCTTCCACGTGCTGGAGATGGACGTCACGCGTGACGACTCCGTCCAGGGCGCGGTGGACGCGGTGCTCTCGCGAGAGGGGCACCTCGACGTCGTGGTGAACAACGCCGGCTACGCGCTGGCGGGCGCGCTGGAGGACGTGTCGCTGGACGAGGCGCGGCGGCTGCTCGACACCAACCTGCTCGGCGTGCTGCGCGTGTGCAAGGCGGTGCTGCCATCCATGCGCGCGCGCAGGTCGGGGCTCATCATCAACATCAGCTCGCTGGGCGGCGTGGTGGGGCTGCCCTTCCAGAGCATGTACAGCGCCAGCAAGTTCGCGCTGGAGGGGCTGACGGAGAGCCTGCGCCAGGAGGTGGCGCCCTTCGGCATCCAGGCCACCCTGGTGCAGCCGGGCGACGTGCGCACGCGCCTCACGGAGAACCGGGTGCAGGCGCTCCAGTCGGGCCCGGGCTCCGTGTACCGCGAGCGCTTCGAGACGGCGCTGCGGGTCATCGAGGCCGAGGAGCGGGCGGGCGTGCCCCCCGAGGACGTGGCGCGCCGGGTGCTGGAGGTGATGGAGGACGGCGCCGTGCGCGTGCGCTACTCGGTGGGCAAGGTGGCGCAGCGGGGCGCGGTGCTGGCGAAGATGCTGCTGCCCTCGCGCACCTTCGAGCAACTGGTGATGTCCCTCTACGGCTTGTCGCGGAGCTGA
- a CDS encoding YkvA family protein, whose protein sequence is MNIAGLRGMGTRFISYARDPRVSLWRKLAGVLAVVYFVSPVDFLPDFIPVLGWLDDLGVLSAAAFFMVREVQAHRPPGPMDGLPVDEHGRSRLTPGVRKSV, encoded by the coding sequence ATGAACATCGCAGGCCTTCGTGGCATGGGGACCCGCTTCATCAGCTATGCGCGCGACCCGCGGGTGTCGCTCTGGCGGAAGCTCGCCGGCGTGCTGGCGGTGGTCTACTTCGTGTCGCCCGTGGACTTCCTGCCGGACTTCATCCCGGTGCTGGGGTGGCTGGACGACCTCGGAGTGCTGTCGGCCGCCGCCTTCTTCATGGTGCGCGAGGTGCAAGCCCACCGTCCGCCGGGCCCCATGGACGGGCTGCCGGTGGATGAGCACGGGCGCTCGCGCCTGACGCCGGGCGTACGCAAGTCCGTCTAG